Proteins from one Silurus meridionalis isolate SWU-2019-XX chromosome 3, ASM1480568v1, whole genome shotgun sequence genomic window:
- the f5 gene encoding coagulation factor V isoform X2, whose protein sequence is MRFSLWPDALYLLALLFFLSQCATAVERHYYIAAVNINWDYTANGTESKGPIYKKTVYREYDPGFQEAKTTTWSGLLGPTLRGQVGDTIIVRFRNMADHPCTIHPHGVAYGKQSEGSLYFDNTSMFEKEDDVIYPGKEHTYYWEVTTEVAPQAKDPPCLTYIYFSHNDIVKDYNTGLIGTLLICKHGSLDDSGKQIHFHMEFSLLFGVFNESNTWYSKGNAFKEHVKYTINGFTNGLVPGLNTCAHSKVSWHLIGMSSEPELFSVHFNGQVLQHNGHKVSSVGIISGTATSAEMGAIYPGRWLLSSHISKHLEAGMHGFLTVNTCEEFTAPKRKLTMQQKRESQEWIYYIAAEEIIWDYAPNLPDNVDRNFRSTYLKQGSVRIGKKYKKAVFTQYTDESFKERAEEKQRKMELGILGPVIRAQIRDIIKIVFKNKASRPYSIYPHGLTIDKAAEGANYPEGGQQSHAVQPGETYTYVWRVIEEDEPLPGDSRCLTRMYHSAVDIPRDIASGLVGPLLICKSQSLSTRNVQLRADKEQHAMFAVFDENKSWYINENILTYCGEPKNVKPDDPEFYNSNVMHTINGYVYESGQILGFCNGEIATWHVSSVGEQDDIQTATFYGHTFELNNREEDILSLFPMTGETISMNMANVGIWLMASLNTHETQKGLRVKFQDVECFRDYIVESQNYDGYDDMAPETFIKWEPVNETGLQKEKSKIPILTVDADSDTDDYAMLLGIRSMNNSNKNDMELLDFSDLNENNLFQNENTTESLIISSLQLTLTNSTISETITINPNNVSLPQNIDSEITSENRHNTSLVEEIIRPLQSTQISHISKGNVTEIQTLEVVMLNSVELEDDNDTSRDNTYIYNVPAHNPQISITDVNDIKEFVLLDNEEQTETNSHEHLVEYSISPTELPILEMLNNTTQTTTVKVNQELNATQVDSEFSLGGDKELNSTQVYTDFLVQDNKEFNDTQGDYKLSLKEDKELKSTQVDYNFSLGEGTELNGTQMDHELVLQENKVLNGTRKDYEFSLKEDKDLNGTQVKLNATQLDYEFSLKEDKDLNGTQVELNGTRMDYEFSLKEEKDLNGPQENHTFLLKEDKDLNDTKVYFEFLLEKDKKLNGTQVDTSKFLVQENIENKEIESTLDKLRELTSNQDQPYPDVQGTNSTKPDSSISNNTMYDTETHFRSESTEKSNLPQNVTFSSRVPFTDDAHNEKNNPNVSNPWMSSEEFDSESLKNTSFSYVIFNHSSTERNSSHTNILLSNSSSKQVTPDAEKSLDDVVIYLKDSNNTMVILTTPLDTQAKNWSYDGKHELVSMEFPDHMNKYITDKNPNSAKEEKKKIHLQRVTPSKGYGMKTKKRKDYKPQARSDISPQGFSPRGFTPSQLTPRTAKPNFNEEDMMPKAIVIGIPRNDFNDYEIYVPHGEQEFSETTYEEKEEYEYVEYKDPYGKPPQTETDVLDEINKYSLQMAGSKSRVYFITAEEVNWDYAGYGQRREDKASVKERQTLFKKVLFRSYLDSSFTTPDFRGEVEEHLGIMGPVIKAEVDETIYIVFRNLASRPYSLHANGVSYSKNMEGLNYDDNSPYWYKYDDAVQPNTTFTYIWTVNNKVGPLNGESDCRIWAYYSGVNPERDIHSGLIGPLLICKTGTLAKNPVDKQEFMLLFMIFDENKSWYFEENCEILKKTNKKATMDPNFKDNIKFHAINGIIYSLKGLRMYANQLVNWHVINMGSPKDFHSIHFHGQTFFNKHNDPHRQGVYPLLPGGFATLEMWPSKPGLWMLESEVGISHQRGMQTLFLVLDNVCDHPLGLTSGAIKDSQITASDSRGYWLPNLARLYNGGKYNAWSTTKPDQWIQVDFQRPVVISKIATQGAKQLFTSNFVMNYTIFYSTDRKRWSWYKGDSKTSKKTFEGNREAHEVKENTFFPPIISRYVRLYPSHSYNHPTVRMEFFGCELDGCSVPLGMQSGHIIDNQITASSVASYWYSSLWQPSLARLDRQGSVNAWQAKSNDIQPWLQIELKDVKKITGIVTQGAKSLKTEMFVTAYVLEYSDDGKKWNKYSDSEDYETKTFMGNSDNNSHVKNYIYPPIFSRFIRIFPTKWQNAATMRVELLGCDF, encoded by the exons ATGAGGTTTTCACTTTGGCCAGATGCTTTGTATCTTTTGGCCCTATTGTTTTTTCTGAGTCAGTGTGCAACAGCAGTGGAGAGACACTATTATATTGCTGCTGTTAACATTAACTGGGATTATACAGCGAATGGGACTGAAAG CAAAGGTCCCATCTATAAAAAGACAGTGTACAGGGAATATGACCCAGGTTTCCAAGAGGCTAAAACAACTACATGGTCAG ggCTGCTGGGACCCACACTCCGTGGTCAAGTTGGTGACACCATAATTGTCAGGTTTAGGAACATGGCAGATCATCCCTGTACTATCCATCCACATGGGGTTGCATATGGAAAACAGTCTGAAG GATCTTTGTACTTTGACAACACGTCCATGTTTGAGAAAGAGGATGATGTCATATATCCTGGCAAAGAGCACACATACTACTGGGAAGTGACTACAGAGGTGGCCCCACAAGCTAAAGATCCCCCATGccttacatacatttatttctcacataATGATATTGTTAAGGACTACAACACAGGACTGATTGGTACACTGCTCATTTGTAAGCAtg GCAGTCTTGATGATTCTGGAAAGCAGATTCATTTCCATATGGAATTCTCTTTGTTGTTTGGGGTGTTTAATGAAAGCAACACCTGGTACAGCAAAGGGAATGCATTTAAGGAGCATGTAAAGTACACTATCAATGGCTTTACAAATGGCCTTGTTCCTG GTCTTAATACGTGTGCACATTCCAAGGTATCCTGGCACTTGATTGGTATGAGTTCTGAGCCAGAGCTTTTTTCTGTCCACTTCAATGGACAGGTTCTACAGCACAATGGACACAAGGTGTCTTCAGTTGGCATTATCAGTGGCACAGCTACCAGTGCAGAGATGGGGGCCATTTACCCTGGTCGCTGGCTTCTCTCATCTCACATTAGCAAACATTTGGAAG CTGGCATGCATGGTTTTCTGACTGTTAATACATGTGAAGAGTTTACTGCACCAAAGCGAAAGCTCACAATGCAACAAAAGCGAGAAAGTCAAGAATGGATTTACTACATCGCAGCTGAGGAGATCATTTGGGACTATGCACCAAATTTGCCAGATAATGTGGACAG GAATTTTCGATCCACATACTTAAAACAGGGTTCAGTGAGGATTggtaagaaatataaaaaagctgTATTCACCCAGTATACCGATGAATCATTTAAAGAAAGGGCagaagagaaacaaagaaaaatggagTTGGGAATTCTTGGTCCCGTGATCAGAGCACAGATCCGAGACATAATAAag ATTGTGTTCAAAAACAAAGCATCACGTCCATACAGTATTTATCCTCATGGATTAACTATTGATAAAGCTGCAGAGGGAGCCAATTACCCTGAGGGAG GGCAACAGAGCCATGCTGTGCAACCAGGGGAGACTTATACGTATGTATGGCGAGTCATTGAGGAAGATGAACCATTACCCGGTGATTCAAGGTGTCTCACCAGGATGTACCATAGTGCAGTGGACATTCCACGAGACATTGCATCAGGTCTTGTTGGACCACTTCTTATCTGCAAAAGTCAGTCCCTTAGTACCAGGAATGTTCAG CTGAGAGCAGACAAGGAGCAGCATGCTATGTTTGCAGTTtttgatgaaaataaaagttggTACATAAATGAGAAcatcctcacatactgtggggaaccaaaaaatgtaaaaccagATGACCCAGAGTTCTATAACTCAAATGTTATGCACA CAATTAACGGTTATGTGTATGAAAGCGGACAAATCCTGGGGTTCTGCAACGGTGAGATTGCAACTTGGCATGTGTCTAGTGTTGGTGAACAAGATGACATCCAAACAGCCACATTTTATGGACACACATTTGAGCTGAACAACAGAGAGGAGGACATCCTCAGTCTGTTCCCCATGACAGGAGAAACGATCTCAATGAATATGGCTAATGTTG gaaTTTGGTTAATGGCATCATTGAACACACATGAAACCCAAAAAGGATTAAGAGTGAAGTTTCAGGACGTTGAATGCTTTAGGGATTATATAGTGGAAAGTCAGAATTATGATGGCTATGATGATATGGCACCAGAGACCTTCATTAAGTGGGAACCTGTAAATGAGACCGGGTTACAGAAGGAGAAATCAAAAATTCCAATCCTAACTGTGGATGCTGATTCAGATACTGATGATTATGCCATGCTTCTTGGAATAAGGTCAatgaataattcaaataaaaatgatatggAACTGTTAGACTTCTCAGATCTGAACGAAAACAAtctttttcaaaatgaaaatacaacaGAGTCATTGATCATATCATCTCTGCAGCTGACTCTAACTAACTCCACAATCAGTGAAACTATCACCATTAATCCCAATAATGTCTCACttccacaaaatattgacagtgAAATCACCtcagaaaacagacacaatACATCATTAGTAGAAGAAATTATAAGGCCATTGCAATCAACACAAATATCACATATTTCTAAAGGGAATGTGACAGAAATACAGACCCTAGAAGTGGTTATGCTGAACTCTGTGGAGCTGGAAGATGACAATGACACATCAAGGGACAACACATATATTTACAATGTACCTGCTCATAACCCTCAAATTAGCATTACAGATGTTAATGATATCAAAGAGTTTGTGCTGTTGGATAATGAagaacaaacagaaacaaatagCCATGAGCATTTAGTTGAATATAGCATCTCACCCACCGAACTCCCTATTTTGGAAATGTTGAACAATACCACTCAAACCACTACAGTAAAGGTCAATCAGGAATTAAATGCCACTCAAGTGGACTCTGAATTTTCACTTGGGGGAGACAAAGAACTGAATAGCACCCAAGTGTACACTGATTTTTTAGTCCAGGATAATAAAGAATTTAATGACACTCAAGGAGACTACAAATTATCACTTAAGGAAGATAAAGAGTTAAAAAGCACCCAAGTGGACTATAACTTTTCACTTGGGGAAGGTACTGAGTTAAATGGCACCCAAATGGACCACGAATTAGTACTTCAGGAAAACAAAGTATTAAATGGCACTCGAAAGGACTATGAATTTTCACTCAAGGAAGATAAAGATTTAAATGGCACCCAAGTGAAATTAAATGCCACCCAATTGGACTATGAATTTTCACTCAAGGAAG ATAAAGATTTAAATGGCACCCAAGTGGAATTGAATGGCACTCGAATGGACTATGAATTTTCACTCaaggaagaaaaagatttaaatgGCCCCCAAGAGAACCACACATTTTTACTCAAGGAAGATAAAGATTTAAATGACACTAAAGTTTACTTTgaatttttattagaaaaagacaaaaaactaaATGGCACACAAGTGGACACAAGTAAATTTTTAGTACaggaaaatatagaaaataaagaaatagaaagtacCCTTGATAAGCTCAGAGAGCTTACTAGCAACCAGGACCAACCATACCCAGATGTTCAAGGAACTAACAGCACTAAACCAGACTCCAGTATTTCCAACAACACAATGTATGATACTGAGACACACTTTCGAAGTGAAAGCACAGAGAAATCAAACTTGCCTCAGAATGTTACATTCTCTTCCAGAGTTCCTTTCACTGACGATGcacataatgaaaaaaataacccaAATGTCAGCAACCCCTGGATGTCTTCAGAAGAGTTTGATTCagaaagtcttaaaaatacttCCTTTTCTTATGTTATTTTCAACCATTCATCTACAGAAAGGAATTCCTCCCACACTAACATCTTACTGTCAAACAGCAGTTCCAAGCAGGTTACACCAGATGCTGAAAAGAGTCTTGATGATGTTGTCATCTATTTAAAAGACAGCAACAACACTATGGTCATTTTAACCACACCTTTGGATACACAAGCAAAAAACTGGAGCTATGATGGCAAACATGAGCTTGTGTCAATGGAGTTCCCAGATCACATGAACAAATATATAACAGACAAGAAtccaaacagtgcaaaagaagagaagaaaaaaatacatcttcAAAGGGTGACACCAAGTAAAGGGTAtggcatgaagacaaaaaagagaaaggactaCAAACCCCAAGCTCGTAGTGACATCTCTCCTCAAGGCTTCTCCCCACGTGGCTTTACGCCTTCTCAGTTAACACCAAGGACTGCCAAGCCAAACTTTAATGAAGAAGACATGATGCCAAAAGCCATAGTCATAGGCATTCCTAGGAATGACTTCAATGACTATGAAATATATGTTCCTCATGGCGAGCAGGAATTTAGTGAGACCACTTATGAGGAGAAAGAAGAGTATGAATATGTTGAATACAAAGACCCATATGGTAAACCACCTCAAACAGAAACTGATGTGCTTGATGAAATTAACAAATATTCCTTACAAATGGCTGGCAGCAAGTCCAGGGTCTACTTCAttactgctgaagaagttaactGGGATTATGCAGGCTATGGACAAAG GAGGGAAGATAAAGCCTCGGTGAAGGAGAGGCAAACTCTTTTCAAGAAAGTGTTGTTCAGGTCATATTTGGACAGCTCCTTTACAACCCCAGACTTTCGAGGAGAAGTTGAAGAGCATCTTGGCATCATGGGTCCAGTCATCAAGGCTGAAGTGGATGAAACCATATAT ATAGTGTTCAGAAATCTTGCCAGCCGCCCATACTCATTGCATGCAAATGGTGTGTCATACAGCAAAAATATGGAGGGGCTGAATTATGATGATAATTCACCTTATTGGTACAAGTATGATGATGCAGTTCAACCCAATACAACTTTTACATATATTTGGACAGTAAATAACAAAGTGGGGCCATTAAATGGTGAATCTGACTGCAGAATATGGGCCTACTACTCTGGTGTGAATCCT GAGCGAGACATCCATTCTGGACTTATTGGGCCTCTTTTAATTTGCAAAACAGGCACCCTGGCTAAAAATCCAGTGGACAAACAAGAATTTATGTTACTTTTTATGATATTTGATGAGAACAAGAGCTGGTACTTTGAAGAAAACTGCGAGATTctcaaaaagacaaacaaaaaagcaacaatGGATCCAAATTTCAAAGACAATATCAAATTTCATG CAATTAATGGAATTATATACAGTCTTAAAGGACTTCGCATGTATGCTAATCAGCTGGTAAATTGGCATGTCATAAACATGGGCTCTCCTAAAGACTTCCACAGCATTCACTTTCATGGCCAAACCTTCTTTAACAAGCATAATGACCCCCATCGTCAGGGAGTATATCCACTTTTACCAG GGGGTTTTGCAACTCTAGAGATGTGGCCCTCAAAGCCAGGACTTTGGATGTTGGAGTCTGAGGTTGGAATTTCCCACCAAAGAGGGATGCAGACCCTATTTTTAGTGCTAGACAatg TATGTGATCACCCACTTGGTTTGACTTCTGGAGCTATTAAAGACAGCCAAATAACAGCATCAGACTCTAGAG gcTATTGGCTTCCCAATTTGGCCAGACTGTACAATGGAGGAAAATACAATGCATGGAGTACAACAAAGCCAGACCAGTGGATCCAG GTAGACTTCCAACGGCCGGTGGTGATCAGTAAAATAGCTACACAGGGAGCCAAACAACTCTTTACATCTAACTTTGTTATGAACTACACCATTTTCTACAGTACAGACCGCAAAAGATGGAGTTGGTATAAGGGAGACAGCAAAACTTCGAAAAAG ACCTTTGAAGGCAATAGGGAAGCCCATGAAGTGAAGGAGAATACATTTTTCCCACCTATTATTAGTCGGTATGTGAGGCTTTACCCCTCACATTCATATAATCATCCAACAGTTCGCATGGAATTCTTTGGATGTGAGTTAGATG GATGTTCTGTACCCTTGGGAATGCAGAGTGGACATATAATTGATAATCAAATCACAGCCAGTTCTGTTGCTAGCTACTGGTATTCTAGCTTGTGGCAGCCATCGCTGGCTCGCCTTGACAGGCAAGGATCGGTCAATGCTTGGCAAGCCAAG AGTAATGACATACAGCCATGGCTCCAGATAGAACTAAAGGATGTCAAGAAGATTACAGGAATTGTAACCCAGGGAGCGAAGTCACTGAAAACAGAGATGTTTGTAACTGCTTATGTTTTAGAGTACAGCGATGATGGAAAGAAATGGAACAAGTACTCAGACAGTGAGGACTATGAAACAAAG ACATTCATGGGAAACTCTGATAATAATAGCCATGTGAAAAATTATATCTACCCTCCAATATTTTCCAGATTTATCAGAATATTTCCTACAAAATGGCAGAATGCTGCCACCATGAGGGTTGAACTCCTGGGATGTGATTTTTAA